CCAAGTTGCTGTGACACACTGAGGAACATCCTGTGAAGGACTtgggtcacttcctgtctgttcATCCTCGCAGTCAGCTGAACGTTAACTCCGCCCACTGATTGAAAGGCGGTGGTAACGTGACGAATGTAAACAACATccactaaaaacacacaaacacacattatgtACACAGTAAGTGATTGTGTGTAGTGTAATGTAGTATTATAATGAGTagtatggggggggggttctgtaCTCACAGTGACAGagtttctgcagagacagaaGCTTCAGGGAAACTCTGTAAACTGACGTTCTGATTTCATTCAGACTTTctgataaacaaataaactgaaGATTAAAACAGATACAGGAAGTtaacccacccccccccccccccctacataTGATGTGCTCAAGGATGGAAAAAATTCTCCATTCTTTTAGTGTGATGTATTTAATctggagggtggaggagggtgGAGGACTGGTCATCATTATATCAATGTAGACTTTACTTTATAAAAGAAATCCAGTTTTACCGATTCTGCTCAGGTCCATGAAGAGAgtcagctgaagaagaaaaaacatctgattaactacatcacactaactacatcacactaactacatcacattaactacatcacactaactacatcacactaactacatcacactaactacatcacactaactacatcacattaactacatcacactaactacatcacactaactacatcacactaactacatcacattacattaactacatcacactaactacatcacattaactacatcacattaactacatcacactaactacatcacactaactacatcacactaactacatcacattacattaactacatcacactaactacatcacattaactacatcacactaactacatcacactaactacatcacactaactacatcacactaactacatcacactaactacatcacactaactacatcacatcacattacattaactacatcacactaactacatcacatcacattaactacatcacactaactacatcacactaactacatcacatcacattaactacatcacactaactacatcacactaactacatcacattacattaactacatcacactaactacatcacattaactacaccacattaactacatcacactaactacatcacactaactacatcacattagctacatcacactaactacatcacattaactacatcacactaactacatcacattacattaactacatcacactaactacatcacactaactacatcacattaactacatcacactaactacatcacactaactacatcacattaactacatcacactaactacatcacattaactacatcacactaacgCTACTAACTACATCACgctaactacatcacactaactacatcactttaactacatcacattaactacatcacattaactacatcacactaactacatcacactaactacatcacattaactacatcacactaactacatcacattaactacatcacattaactacatcacactaactctACAAACAACATCACATTAACTACATCACgctaactacatcacactaactacatcactttaactacatcacattaactacatcacattaactacatcacattaactacatcacactaactctACAAACAACATCAcattaactacatcacactaactacatcacattaactacaccacactaactacatcacactaactacatcacactaactacatcacattaactacatcacattaactacaccacactaactacatcacactaactacatcacactaactacatcacattaactacatcacactaactacatcacactaactacatcacattacattaactacatcacactaactacatcacactaactacatcacactaactacatcacactaactacatcacactaactacatcacattaactacaccacactaactacatcacactaactacatcacattacattaactacatcacactaactacatcacactaactacatcacactaactacatcacattaactacaccacactaactacatcacactaactacatcacattacattaactacatcacactaactacatcacattaactacatcacactaactacatcacattaactacatcacactaacgCTACTAACTACATCACgctaactacatcacactaactacatcactttaactacatcacattaactacatcacactaactacatcacattaactacatcacattaactacatcacattaactacatcacactaactctACAAACAACATCAcattaactacatcacactaactctACAAACAACATCAcattaactacatcacactaactacatcacattaactacatcacattaactacatcacattaactacatcacactaactctactaactacatcacattaactacatcacactaactacatcacattaactacatcacactaactacatcacgctaactacatcacactaactacatcacgctaactacatcacattaactacatcacactaactactaactacatcacactaactctcctaactacatcacactaactactaactacatcacactaactacatcacactaactctactaactacatcacactaactacatcacactaactctactaactacatcacactaactacatcacattaactacatcacactaactctactaactacatcacactaactacatcacattaactacatcacactaactctactaactacatcacactaactacatcacactaactctactaactacatcacactaactacatcacattaactacatcacactaactacatcacgctaactacatcacattaactacatcacactaactctactaactacatcacactaactacatcacactaactctactaactacatcacactaactacatcacactaactacatcacactaactctcctaactacatcacactaactactaactacatcacactaactctcctaactacatcacactaactactaactacatcacactaactctcctaactacatcacactaactactaactacatcacactaactacatcacactaactctactaactacatcacactaattacatcacactaactctactaactacatcacactaactacatcacactaactctactaactacatcacactaactcaCGAACTCACCTTTTTTGTGGTCCGTCAGATTGTTAACAAGCTGTGTTCTAAGGCTTGTACGAGCGAAGGATGTGAAGATTTAGAAGCAGGTGAAGCAGGTGGTTGTTGTGATGTAGAAGCAGGTGAAGCAGGTGAGTGTTGAGATGTAGAAGCAGGTGAAGCAGGTGAGTGTTGAGATGTAGAAGCAGGTGAAGCAGGTGAGTGTTGTGATGTAGAAGCAGGTGGGTGTTGTGAAGTAGAAGCAGGTGAGTGTTGTGATCTAGAAGAAGGTGAGTGTTGTGAAGTAGAAGCAGGTGAGTGTTGAGATGTAGAAGCAGGTGAAGCAGGTGAGTGTTGTGATGTAGAAGCAGGTGGGTGTTGTGAAGTAGAAGCAGGTGAGTGTTGTGATCTAGAAGAAGGTGAGTGTTGTGAAGTAGAAGCAGGTGAGTGTTGTGATGTAGAAGCAGGTGAGTGTAGTGATGTAGAAGCAGgtgagtgttgtgatgttgaAGCAGGAAGGCTGCTGAATTATGAATGAAGGTTTGAGCTGCGTCTCACCTGTCAGCATGCTCACCTGCTGTCTGAGAACCAATCAGCAAGCTGAGTGAAACACATTGAGTCACTGATCTCAGGTGTCTTTCAAACAGGTAAACTGTtcattctttcaaaataaaagtttctcAGTATAAAGCAGCACTTGTTGTGTCTCAGATGTTGGTGTTGTGTACTTGTAGTGATTGAAGTGATTGTTGTGAGGTTGGTCTGATGACAGTGTTTGAATGCAGCCGCTGTGCAGCCTGtggattgtgtgtttgtgtgtgtgtgcactctttgtttgtctcacACTGAAGCTGATTGTGCATTTGTGGACTCTCTTTGTGTCGAGGTCGTTCGAGGACGCTGAGATAAATGCAGCCACACACAGTCTGTCATCCTCCACATCATGTGACCTCGAGCCGAGCTGTCACTTCTGAACCAAGCTAACAGCTAAAGCTAACAGCAACACATCCAACTTTGAgatgttaccatggtaaccaaAATGACAAGTTTACACAGATTTGCCTCTGACCTGATTCAGGTTGGGCAATCACGTTGGAGATAAAAGTGTAATAAAGTTAAGCTTTTGTACCAATGTTCAATGTTGATCAATGTTTGCTAATCAGCTGTTTGATGCTAGGTTTACTGAATGAGCTGCTCTCATTATGATGTCAATGATTTCAAGTGATGTATTcatgtattattattgtattattatgaatcattatgttgttatgtttgtgtgcctttgctgctcctttaaataaacagGAAATACGAGTATATAACAGTAAATATACCGTCTGTATGTTAATAATATATAAAGTGAATATCTGATACCCAGTTTAGATTCAGAGTCTGACatttaaacaggaaacaaagacactTTCTCTACCAGGTGGACAGGCTCCTCCCAGTGGGCGGGGCTTCCCAGCTGCACTCAGCTGTATCAATCAGAGTCCACTCGCACTCGTCTCCTCGACAACCACTGAACTACAGCTGATCTGCAGGACTACTGCTGCTGGGTGAGTACACACtatacacacagtatacacacactatacacacacagtatacacacactatacacacacagtatacacacactatacacacactacacacagtatacacacacagtatacacacagtatacacacactacacacagtatacacactatacacactatacacacacagtatacacactatgcacacactatacacacactacacacagtataCGCACACTACACTCAGTatacacactatacacacactatacactacacacagtatacacactatacacacactatacacacactacacacagtataCGCACACTACACTCAGTATACACACTatacacactatacacacacagtatacacactatgcacacactatacacacactacacacagtataCGCACACTACACTCAGTatacacactatacacacactatacactacacacagtatacacacagtatacacacactatacacacacacactatacactacacacagtatacacacactacacacactatacacacactacacacagtatacacacactacactcagtatacacactatacacacactttacactacacacagtatacacactatacatacacactatacactacacacagtatacactcacagtatacacacacagtacacacacaacacacacattatttacacacacagtatacacacacagtatacacactatacacacacactatacactacacacactgttactgaacttgtgtttgtgtctccgCCCGTCTGGTCGGGCATGCAGCTGACTGGAGATGAAAATGAAGCGCTCCCTGATCTTCGGTCTGCTGCTCGGCTCATCTCTCTTGGCTTTGGGTTCGTTTGATTCACTTTGTCTTATTAACTGAATGACTTTATTTAGGCTTTATAATCCTTTTGTAGATACCTCCTATTGTTAttgtatttatcttatctattctgtttagcTTCTCTGTCCTGCAACTCACAAATTTCCCCTTTGGGGATCAAGTCTTATCTTATACCCTATATTTATATTCACACTGTAAACTGTATATTTATACTTTATATTAACACTGTAAACTgtatttttatactttatatttACACTGTAAACTGTATATTTATACTTTATATTTACACCGTAAACTGTATATTTATACTGTACTTTATATTAACACTGTAAACTGTATATTTATACTTTATATTAACACTGTAAACTgtatttttatactttatatttACACTGTAAACTGTATATTTATACTTTATATTTACACCGTAAACTGTATATTTATACTGTACTTTATATTAACACTGTAAACTGTATATTTATACTTTATATTCACACTGTAAACTGTATATTTATACTTTATATTAACACTGTAAACTgtatttttatactttatatttACACTGTAAACTGTATATTTATACTTTACTTTATATTAACACTGTAaactatatatttatattaacaCTTTAAACTGTATATTTATACTTTATATTTACACTGTAAattgtatatttatattaatacTGTAAACTGTATATTTGTACTTTATATTTGTACTGTAAACTTTTgctttgactttattttgcTTTGTAAAGTTTCACATTACACATTATAATAATTAACTTATTGATCTGAGTGTTGAGTTTCAGTTGTAACTGAAGATCAATCCATTTTTTACTGTCTGTCTCTGATCAGCTAACGGCTTACAGCTAACGGCTGACACCTCACAGCTAACGGCTGACAGCTAACGGCTTACAGCTAACGGTTCACACAGCTAAGGGCTTACAGCTAACGGCTGACACCTCACAGCTAACGGCTTACAGCTAACGGCTGACACCTCACAGCTAACGGCTGACACCTCACAGCTAACGGCTGACACCTCACGGCTTACAGCTAACGGCTGACACCTCACAGCTAACGGCTGACACCTCACAGCTAACGGCTTACAGCTAACGGCTGACACCTCACAGCTAACAGCTTACAGCTAACGGTTAACACCTCACAGCTAAGGGCTTACAGCTAAAGGCTGACACCTCACAGCTAAGGGCTTACAGCTAAAGGCTGACACCATACAGCTAACAGCTGACAGCTGGTTTTATTACTCGaagaacaaatacaaatgttttttacatgaaaaaaacctAATTGATGAATTCAACAgcttgtaaatggacttgagcttataaagcgcttttctagacttccgactactcaaagggcttttacaccacatgtcacacctacacattcacgcactgatggtagtgatcactatgtagtatcatccatcagaagtaactaatccattcatacaccgccaccaaagcagcgggagcaattcagggttaagtgatatcagacatgttgcccagctggggatcgaaccctcaagaGGCGAGACTCTACCAACTGGGCCACAGCCGCCCTTGTCTCAGCTGCTAGcgctttttttttagcactgtTAGCATATTACTGTCTGTAAcgtcttctgtgtttttcagcaTCGGCCATCCGCTGTTACAGCTGCAAAGATTACACCGCCAGTTGTTCCAAACAACGAGACTGTAGCTATGACGACGCCTGTCTCACACTCAACGAGAGAGGTACACCTGTACACCTTCATACCTGTACACCTTCATACCAGTACACCTTCATACCTGTACACCTTCATACCTGACTGAACACCTTCATACCTGTACACCTTCATACCTGTACACCTTCATACCTGTACACCTTCATACCTGAACACCTTCATACCTGTACACCTTCATACCTGAACACCTTCATACCTGTACACCTTCATACCTGACTGATAACTTTTAGatgatgtttctgttgtgtAGGTGGGATGACTTATCGTCAATGTCTAAAGTACTCAGACTGTGAATACAGCAGACTTGGACAGATGTTCCCCCAGGTAAAGTCagaacgcacgcacgcacgcacgcacgcacacacacacacacacacacacacacacacacacacactaactttTTCAATCTTTTCCAGGTTTCTAGGTTCACCTTCAAGTGCTGCAACTCAGACCTGTGTAACTCTGCCCCCTCCTCTGCAGCGAGCTCTGTCATTGGTCTGCTGGCCTCAGTGGCAGTCATGTGGTGGTGCGTTCACTGACCAgtgttgtgttcactgaccAGTGGTGCTAACATACATTAAATTGATCAGTAAAGCTCCATGTTAATACTCTGTCTGATCTCACTCTTTATGAAACATGAACTCTGAATATTTACTCTCACCTTTTGACCATTGATTCTCCGAGACGTTTTATAGACGAGACGATGATgattaaaagatttaaaaaagtttaaacactAAAAATAATGGACTCATTTTAATCAATAA
The sequence above is drawn from the Labrus bergylta chromosome 24, fLabBer1.1, whole genome shotgun sequence genome and encodes:
- the cd59a gene encoding CD59 glycoprotein, which codes for MKMKRSLIFGLLLGSSLLALASAIRCYSCKDYTASCSKQRDCSYDDACLTLNERGGMTYRQCLKYSDCEYSRLGQMFPQVSRFTFKCCNSDLCNSAPSSAASSVIGLLASVAVMWWCVH